The nucleotide window AACGTCAAGCTAGACAAGAATTAAATCCCGATGAAGCAATTTATCAAGAGGAAATTGTCCAAAAAGTTAATTTAAAATATTTGGGAACTGATTCAATTTTAAACGTTAATTTTGCCCCTACGGTAACAGAAATGCGGAAAGCATTTGAAACGGAACATCAAACCCGATACGGATTTATCCAAACAGAAAAGCCCTTAATTGTTGAATCGGTTTCTGTTGAAGTGATTCAAAAAATGGAGAATCCCAAAGAATCTTTAATCCTTCGCACTCGTCCCCTAAATGAACAGCCTACACCCCTTGAAAGGGTAAAAATGTTTACCGCTAATACGTGGCATGATACCCCCGTTTATCGACGAGAAGATTTACAGCCAGAAGATGTGATTAAAGGGACTGCTATTATTGTCGAAAAAATTAGCACAATTGTGGTTGAACCTGAGTGGATAGCAAGATTAACTCAACATAATCATTTAATTTTAGAACGTTTCTAACTCTCATAAAGATTTATGAGTCTTATCTTGCTTCTTCATCGGCAAGAATATCTTGTTCTTCTGATTCTACATTAAATTCAATCCGACTTTGTAAAACTATTTCTTCGATTATTCTTGCTCCTCGATTATTTTGTAACACTTCATCAAAATGACTCATTAATTTGGGAATATTGATTACTTCTTCGATAGAGTCCATGTAATTGTTGACAATTTTTTTGATTTTGTATTTTTCCGTTGCTTGTTCTTGTACTTTTTTTAAAATATTGTCAACTGTCTGTTCAGTTTTGATCACAAAAGTAATTGGATATCTTTGTACTTTATCAATATCCAAAAAGTAGCCAATGCTGCTCTTGATTTAGAACCTCTATTAGCTGCTTTAGTTTTAATATTTAAGTATTTTAATAACTCACTTATCTCAAATATTTTTTGACTTTGTCCAGGAAAGTAAGACTCTATAATCGAAATTATAGTTTGTGTAAACTCATGATTTAAGATTGACATTCTAATCATCCTTTCATCTAACTTGATATTTTTTGTCCATTTTCATTTTTTCTAACATAGGATTTCTGAAGAGGTAAAAGCTTTTCTCCTTTATACTCTTGCCAATCTAAAATTCTTCTTAACCCAATCTTAAGATATTCTTCCTGAGATTCTATGCTAATTGAATTTCTCCTGAGCCTTTTTGCTACAGCAGCAGCCGTAAAAGTTCCCGCAAATGGATCAAGTATTAAATCTTTTTCATTACTACTTGCCAAAATAATTCTTTCTAACAATGATTCAGGTTTTTGTGAAGGATGATTTTCATACTCTTCCATTCTATATCTGACGCGAGAAAAATACCATACATTACCCGGTATTTTGTTTGTATTGTAAGGCGTTGGAATAGTTTTTCTATAATCAATTAACTTTCTTTTTGCTCCCGTTTTTGCTTCTATTTTAATGGCTTCAGAATTAAAAATATAATTCTTTTTATCTTTCACACAATGCAGTATCGGTTCATACATCGAACCAAAATATTTGCTTGCTTGAACACCAGAACTATCGTAGTGCCATATAATCCGACTCAGGATTGTTAATTTTTTTCTTAAATAAATATCAAAATAAGGCATAGATTGAGTGCTGGTCATTACATATAATGTTCCGTTAGGCTTTAATACGCGAATACATTCATCTAACCACTTATATGCCCATTCGACATAGTCTTCATCAGATAACCATTTGTCATAAAAATCTCCAAAGCGCTTACCAATATTATAAGGAGGATCAAGAAAAATAAGCTCTATAGATTCCGAATCAATTTCTTCTAATAAAACTGTTAAAGCATCGCCATGAAATATAAGATGATCTTTATTTCCGTATCGGACAGACATTAACTTACTCGCCACTAAATTAGAATTAACCGCTTGATTTTATTATCAAATAATATTAGTCTATACTATAGAGTAATTTTTTGATAATATCTTTAATCCCTATAGTAAGGCCAATCAAAAATGATGCGTTAGGACGAATTATTACATTTAAAATTTACCAAAAACTGTAGCCGTCCAATACATCTTACTCGTAATTAATTTTATCTCTGTTTATCTTAGGATGACATCCGCGCCGCCATAGCCGATTTAATCTGTTCCATCGCTTCTGGGGTAGCTTTGGTTTGTTCCCAAGCTGGACGAGATAAAATCCGATCGCACCACCTATTTAATTTAGAATAATCAGTTAAAGGTACACCGGCCCTGGGCAACCAAGGAACAACTGTTCCGGCAACAGCATCAGCTAAAGTAATAGTTTCACTGCCAAAAAATGGGCGCTCATCTAATAAACTTTCAAAAAACTTAAAAATTGTTCCGACTTTTTCTTTGGCTTGTTTTATCTTTTCTTCATCTCCCTTTGATAAACCTAACATAACCGGAAATAAAGGGGAGGCTGAGGGTAATAACTCATTAACCGTGACTAGCTGTACCATTCTTACCGTTGATAAATCTTTAGGATTATCAGGTAACATTGCCGGGGTAGGATATTTTGCCTCTAAATAATCTAAAATTGCTAAAGATTCTATAATAGTATTGTCATCATCTACTAAAACGGGAATATGATGAAAAGGATTCATCGCTAAAAATTCAGGTTTAAACTGTTCCCCCGTTAAATTAACTTCGACTAACTCAAACTCTAACCCTTTTTCTATAAGAGTCACCCAAACTCGATGAGAATTAGGAGATACAGGAGTATGATAAAGCTTTAGCATAAAGGCAACCTTTAATTCACGATTGTTTATCATCTTATCATATAGATTTTAAAAATTTTATGAATTTAAACTCAAACCAGAAAGATATTTCTTTTAATGACTATGAAGCCTTTGCAGAAGCTTATGCCGAACGGTCAGCATCCAATTCTCACAATGCTTACTATGAAAGACCGGCCATGTTTTCTATTTTATCAACTCTCAAATTTAAACGAGTATTAGATGCCGGTTGTGCCGGAGGAATTTATTCTGAATGGTTAATTAATCGGGGGGCTGATGTAACCGCGATCGATATTAACTCTAAAATGGTACAATTAACTAAGAAAAGACTTAAAACCCAAGGAAAAGTTTACCAAGCCGATTTAAATCAACCTCTGAATTTTTTAGATGATAATTCTTTTGATCTCGTTTTAAGTTCGTTAACGATGCACTATCTTAAAGATTGGGAAGCCGTCTTTAAAGAATTTTCCCGAATTTTATTACCTGAAGGGTTATTTTTATTTTCAACTCATCATCCTTTTATGGATTTCCAATTATTTGAAAAAGCGAATTACTTTACCACAGAACTTATTGAAGATTCTTGGGAAAGTTTCGGGGATACTCCGGTTAGGGTTCGCTTTTACTCCCGTCCCTTAAGTGAACTGACTTCTGCACTAGCTAAGACAGGATTTTTTATTAAAAATATGATTGAACCCCGTCCTACTGAGGAATGTAAACAACATTATCCTCAAGATTATGAAAAACTCTCTACAAAACCTTGGTTTTTAATTATTTTAGCGCAAAAAAATTTTAAATTATCCTCAAAAATGCAATGATGAATCAAAACTTAAAACCCGATCCCATTCGCTTAGAAATATTCAAAAATCTTTATCAATTTATCGCGGAACAAATGGGAATAATCCTACAAAATACCGCGACATCTGTTAATATAAAAGAACGGTTAGACTTTTCCTGTGCGATTTTTGACCAAGACGGATTATTAGTCGCTAATGCCCCCCATATTCCGGTACATTTAGGGTCAATGAGTGAAAGTGTCCGCAGTTTAATTCAAGATAAAAGTCATCAGTTAAAACCGGGAGATATTTATCTATCTAATAATCCTTATAATGGCGGAACTCATTTACCCGATGTTACCGTTATTACCCCGGTTTTTGACTCAGGAAAACAACAGATTATATTTTATGTTGCCTCTCGTGGACATCAAGCCGATATTGGGGGAATTACGCCGGGGTCAATGCCTCCCCATAGTACCACCATCGAAGAAGAAGGAATTTTATTTGATAATTTTCTCTTAGTTGAACAAGGAATTTTCCGGGAAAAAGCCCTACGAAAAATCCTCTCGGATAACCCTTATCCTGCCCGGAATCCCGATCAAAATATAGCGGATTTTAAGGCACAAATTGCAGCGAATGAAAGGGGAGTCCAAGAACTGGGTAAAATGGTCGAACAATATGGATTAGACACCGTTCAAACTTATATGAAATTTGTCCAAGACAATGCAGAAGATTGTGTTAAACGGGCAATTAATATTTTAACAGATGGAGAATTTACCTATTCAATGGATAACGGGGCAATCCTAAACGTAAAAGTTACCATTAATCGAAAAGATTCTACGGCTACGATTGATTTTACCGGCACATCTGAACAATTAAACAGTAATTTTAATGCGCCTAAAGCAGTCACTCAGGCAGCCGTTTTATATGTATTTCGGACTTTAGTCAATGATAAAATCCCTCTCAATGCCGGATGTCTCAAACCCTTAGACATTATTATTCCATCTGGGTGTATGTTAAACCCCACTTATCCGGCGGCAGTGGTAGCCGGCAATGTAGAAACCTCTCAAACCATTGTCGATGCTTTATATGGTGCTTTAGGGGTTATGGCCGCCTCTCAAGGTACAATGAACAATTTTACCTTTGGGAATGACCGTTATCAATATTATGAGACGATTTGCGGGGGGTCTGGGGCAGGAATTAACTATAATGGGACGGATGCAGTCCATACCCACATGACCAATTCTCGCTTAACTGACCCGGAAATCTTAGAAACTCGGTATCCAGTTTTAGTAGAAAGCTTTAGTATTCGGGCTAATAGTGGCGGAAAAGGAAAATATACAGGAGGAAATGGCTTAATTCGTCGGATAAAGTTTTTAGAACCCATGACCGCCAATATTTTATCTAATCATCGTCTTATCCCTCCTTTTGGGTTAAATGGGGGTGAGTCGGGACAAGTGGGACACAATCAAGTTCAACGCAGAGATGGAAGGATAGAAAAGCTAGACAGTACCGCAACCGTCACTATGCAAATCGGCGATGTTTTTGTCATTGAAACCCCCGGAGGAGGAGGCTTCGGTCAACCAGAAAAATTGTAAATTAGGATAATATGAGGAAAAAAGTTGATTTTTGGCTAGGCTCTATTTATTTCCATTTATTATCCACTTAGAAAAAGTAATACTGTTGAGCTAACCGTCAAAAATTTCTACTTTTAGTGGTACTGACATCCCCTCATGATTGAATTAATCTTTTAATAAGGTTCGATGATTAAGCCACCTATCCATTGAACTCATCAACGCAATTCTTTTATCTGGCGTGAGGACAAAAACCATGAAAAATGCTATCTTCCCTCTATTAATCCTAACCATTTAACTATTAATCGAGCTTAACAAACAGTTTTTAGTCAAGTTAAGTTTTAGGTGTTAAGGTTAGGTATTTAATATCTAACTTATCACCTATTTTTTTTTCAAATTGACTCTTTTCAAGCTGATTAAAAGAAAACATTTTGATTTAACAGTTATACCCATTCTGTAAATTTAATCTACCCAATCTTCTCGATTAAATTGTAGGATGCGTCACCGGACTCATCCTACAATTTGAGCGAGAAGATTATTTAGTTAAAATTTTCAGAATTGGTATAAGTAGGCCGACTTTCATTAAAGTTATCTATGTGACAAGGGAACAGGGAACAGGCGCATACTTTCAGGCATTTTATATTTATTAACACACTTAATGTTTAAATCATCAACTTCAGAAATAAAACTCCCCACACTTCCTACTCAAACTATAAGATTTAGTTTTTAACTCTATCTATTCATGATTCTCAATTTTAAGTATTGGTAATACACTTATACTAAACTCTATATCTTAAGAATTTTATTATAATTTTAAAACCCCCTATCGGATGATAAATTTTAACCAAAAAGTAACTTATTATTAATTACCTAGTAACAAGTTTTGCTTTAAACCGAAAATGCTAACAAATAGAACAACTATTCTCCCTCAAGCCACTAAAGCTCTTGGGCTAGTGGGTGCTGCCTCTCTCACCGTTTTTTCTCTGCTAGCGGGTTCGGCTACTTCAGCATCTGCCCAACTCGGCTCGATTTCAGGAATTAAGTTTAACGATCTCAATAAAAATGGGGTCAGAGATGCCCTAGAACTCGGCTTGCCAGGATGGGAAATCGAATTACTCAACTTTGAAGGCAATGTAATCGCAAGCACCACAACTAATCTGTTTGGAACTTACCGGTTTAACAACTTACCTGCTGGCCCTTATGTGGTTCGGGAAGTGCTTAAACCCGGTTGGAAGCAGACCTTACCCACTTTTCAGAAAAGTCTTCAATTAGGTCAAGTGTTAGGGCCTTGGGACTATAGTGATCCGGATTCCCAATGGCCTTTAATCGCCCCAGACGCATCAGGCAACTTCCAATCGCCGGTGAACATCACTGAGACTCCCTCTACAGATTTAAGCAAATTTTTATCAATCCACTATTCAGGTCTTGACGCTGAGACAATCAAAAACACTGGCTATGCCTTTGATGTTGAATACCATCCAGGAAATGCCAACTTCATCAATGTAGCTGGGGAAAGATTTGACCTGCTGCAGTTCCATTTCCACTACGAAAGTGAACACGCCATTGATAATGTCCTCTCAGATATGGAGGTACACTTCGTCAATCGCCATGCACATGGAGGATTGTCAGTTCTCGGATTGCTCATTGAAGAAGGAGATACTAACCAAACCTTAGCACCTGTTTTTGATGAGATTGCAGCCCAACTAGCAGCCAATAATGGAGCATTCCCATCTACTGTGCCATTTACAGACGTACTAGATTTGGAAAGTCTTTTCCCTAGTGATTGGAAGGGCTGGTTTTACAATGGCTCTTTAACGACTCCGCCAGCAACCGAGGGGGTTAATTGGTTTGTGTTTGAAACTCCTATTGAAATGTCAGCCGCACAAATAGACATTTTTCAGGATTTTCTGGCAAGTAATAATCTAACCAATAACAACCGTCCTTTGCAAGATCTAAATGGCAGACAGTTCAACGAACATAATCATCAAGAAACCATCAGTGGAGGTTCGATTTCTGGCCTCAATTTTGGGAATGCTCTAGATTTAGGTCTGTTAGGATTGCTGCAATTTAATTACCAAGTCACGGTTAATGGAGATGACGTTGGTGATCTCAACTTTGGTAACACCGCCGTTCCTGAACCGATGACCATTCTAGGCGTAGGGATGGCGTTTGGTTTCGGTGCAGGTTTCAAACGCAAGATGAACAAAAAGCAAAAAGATTAAGAATGATATAAAATCACCTATAAATAAAAATAGAATAGCCGAAGTGAGAAAATTCCCAAACCGCTAGCATTTCGGCTATTCGTCGTTTTTCAGGTTGAGGAATGTTTGGCTAATCTAGGCACAAACATCTATACTCAATACTCTTATAAACAGCTAGACTTTCTCATCTTTCTTGTGACAGAGGGAAAGTCACTATTTCCAGAGCCAAAAATTTCTCTCATATCATCATAAAAGGCTCAACTGTAGCCACAACAGACTGAGACATAACCTCCAAATTATATCCCCCTTCCAAGCCAAACAAAATACGACGAGTGACCCCAAGAAGATAACGAGAAAATATCCCATAATCGGACGGTTGTAAAGACATCATTGCCAAAGGATCATCATGATTAGCATCATATCCTGCACTGACCAATAATAAATCCGGTTGAAATTTTTTCAGAAAAGGAATAATTTTGCCCTCAAACATCACTTGATACTCTTTGAGAGTAGATCCTGGAGGAAGGGGAATATTCAAAACATTTTCATAATGTCCTCGATCGCTAGCGCGTCCGGTGCCGGGATAACAAGGAAACTGATGCACCGAACAATATACAATATGAGGATTACCCTGTACAATGTCTTCTGTGCCATTGCCATGATGGACATCCCAGTCTAGGATAGCCACTCGATTAATTCCCGGTTTTTCTAAAGCATAATGAGCAGCGATCGCCGCATTAGAAAACAGACAAAACCCCATCCCCATCTTTTTAGTAGCATGGTGTCCGGGGGGACGAACTAAGGCAAAAGCAGGGTTATTTCTTTCTAAGACGTGATCTATCCCATCTAACCAAGCACTTACCGCTAATAGAGCAATATCATAACTCTGGGGAGAAACGGGGGTATCTGGATCTAACATCCCTCCTCCTTGTTCGGCTAAATTTTTCAAATAGTGAATGTATTCTCGATGATGAAACTTAGACACCCAAGAAAAAGCATTTTTCTCCCATGCTGGAGTTGGTAAAAACCATTGTAAATGATCAGACCAAGAAGTCGCTTTTAAAGCTTCTACGATAGCACTTAAGCGTCCGGGTGTTTCTGGGTGATATAAACCCGTATCATGTTTGAGGAATTCTTCAGAGTAGATAATGGAAAACATAGTCTAATCCCCAATTGATATACAAGAAATTTCGATAAAAATGCCGGTTCATCCTCGGCAAACTCGAAAGAGTAATTGATTATAATGAATCCTAATCTTTAAATTTTTTAATTGGCTAATTTCGAGGATTTAAGTAAATGTCTTGAAAGCTTAACAACGGAGAGGGAGGGATTCGAACCCTCGTCGCCCGTGAGGACGAAGCAGTTTTCGAGACTGCCGCATTCAACCACTCTGCCACCTCTCCATCAAATAGATTGCTGATCTATTATACACTTTTATCGGGTTTATTGAGCTAATTGTAGGGTGGGCATTGCCGACCTTAACCCCAGGATTAAATCCCGAACATAAATAAAGTTCACTATGTTAAGCTGTTACGCATTTAAATTATTCTTTGTAGTAGGGTCTTAGCATCCGTTCTAATAAACCTACTCAATTCTACTCAAAGTAGATTCGATGTTATTTTCTTGCTTCATCCTGGCGGTGTCGGCACTCACCAGTCCACAAGCTGACACGGTGGAACTCACCGCCAAGGAAGCTAGAATTAAACTAGCGTTTAAGTCTCTATCACAAACAAAAGAGCATTGTTCACATTCAAAAACTCTTTCAGATAAAGATAAAGATTCTTTTTTGTGACCACAATTAGAACAGGTTTTACTGCTCGCAAACCACCTATCAGCGATGATTAGCTCCGACCCATACAACTGAGTTTTATAGTCAAGCTGTCTTCGGAATTCATAAAAACCCATGTCAGCAACAGATTTAGCTAGTTTTCCATTAGCTAACATCCCAGATACATTTAAGTCCTCAATTACTATCTTGCTGTGATTCTTAGCTAGATAAGTAGTAAGTTTATGTAACGTATCTTTGCGGATGTTAGCTATTTTGAAATGAAGTTTAGCTATTTGTTTCTGTGCTTTCTTCCAATTGTTTGAACCTTTGACTTTATGACGAGCTAAGTATTGAAGTCTGCTTAATTTCTTCTCAAACTTACGATAACTTTTAGCTCCTTCAAATACCAACCCAGATGATAAAGTTGCCAGAGATTTAACCCCTAGATCACAGCCTACTACATCAACACTTTTAGGGGTTGATGCTGGTTCGATTTCAATCTTAAAACTGATAAACCATCTATTAACTTTTTGGCTAATTGTAACAGATTTTGGTTGATATCCGTGAGGTAATCTCTCATAGGTTTTTAGCCAACCAATCACAGGAACTTTTATCTTTTGATGGTCACACTTAAGGCTTCCATCCAAGGTAAAGCTATCGTGCTTTCCTTTTTTCTTAAACTTGGGAGGTTTTGCTGTCTTTTTAAAGCATCTTTTCCAAGCATCAGCCAAAGCTTTTAACGCCCATTGCGGAGCGCATTTAGATACTTGATAATACCAATCATGTTGAGGTTTAACTAATGCTACTAACCATTTGTGTAAATCAATAGCAGTAGGAAACTTGATTTTATCATTGCTGTTGGCTTTATTATGGTCTAGAATTTGCTTGGTTAGAGCTAATCCCCAGTTCCAAGCATGACGGGCAACTCCTGCGTGTTGGGCTAATAATGAACGTTGTTGATTATTTAGTTTTAATTCAGTCTTGAATCCTAGTAGCAACGTCTCTTAACTCCTCTACTATTTTTCTATTTTTATGACTTCTTGAACCGTACAACCGGGCAGAAAATACAGTAATAATTTCTAAGACATCTTGTGCTAAATCCTCCTCAAATGTGCTATCTTCAGTTCGGTTAATGATGACAACTTCAGTCCCAAAATGTTCACACAAACTAAAGATTAATTCACTACCAAACCTGAGTAATCGGTCTTTATGAGTTAAGACTAATCTCTCAACTTTACTATCAACAATTAATCTAATTAATCGTTTTAATCCTTTTTTATTGTAGTTAAGTCCAGAACCTAGATCATCTATGATTTCGACTTGCCAACCATTAGTCGCGCAAAACAGACCAACAACTTCTTTTTGACGTTCTAAATCCTTTTTTTGCTCATGGCTAGACACCCGACAATAACCAACTGTATAGGAGAGATTTTCTTGGTTCTCCAAGCAACTGAGAGAGAGTGTAACGTCGATGCCCATTGGCTGTTCTTTCAGGTATCAATTTACCTTCAGATTCCCAACGCCTTAACGTCGATACACTTACGCCTTTTAGTTTAGCTGCTTCTGATATGGTTAACTTACTCATAAAATGATGATAGCACATTTCTTGAGTAACTTTAGATAAGATTAGTTAGATTTTTAACTTCTGTTCATAGCCCCTTATTTTCCTCTCTTAGGATGAAATAACTCCTTTTCTACCGTTCTAAGATTTATAACTTAACATCATAAGTTCTTCCATCAAGTGTAACGCGATCGCCTCTTACCAGTTTACGACCTCGACGGGTTTCAAGAGTTCCATTAACTAAAACTTCTCCCCCTTGAATGCGGATTTTTGCCTCTCCGCCGGTTTGTACGAGTCCCTGCCATTTAAGAAACTGGCCGAGTTTTATTGTTCCTTCTTGATTTTCGGTCATTCATCTAAAATTTTTTTTTCAACGTCCTCAATTTATTGTATAGCAAACGCTAAGGAGGTTAGGAGATTTTTCAAACCTCAAACCCAATGGGAGTAAACTTTTATCCTCCTGCCAGAGAGCAAAGCTGCCACCTGCCTCCTGCTATAACTCTTGTCGAGACGCTATAGGTTAATTTATTCCCGAAAGATGACGTATTAAGACAAATTTTTTTTTCATTTAGTTATTAATTGATAATTGAAATGATTGAGTATTAATTCTTAATTTTTCCTTGTAATCCTATTCATGACAATATTAATTATCCATTATCCATTAAACTAATTATCGTTTTTGAGCAAACCAAGTTTGTAATTGGTGTCGACAAGCAGATTCCATAATCCCAGAAATCACCGATAATCGATGATTAGAACAGGGACTATCCGGCAAATTAGCAACGGTGCGGATAGTTCCCGTTTTGGGATCATCAACCCCATAAATTAATAATGCGATCCTAGCCTGAATAATTGCCCCGGTACACATAGGACAGGGTTCGAGGGTAACATACAGCTTACACTGTTGTAAATGCCATGTTTGTAAAACTTGACTAGCACGACGCAGAACAATTATTTCTGCATGGGCGGTAGGATCTTGATCTCGTTCTTTTCGATTAGATCCTTCGGCGATTAATTTCCCTTTTTCGTCTATGATAACAGCACCGACAGGAACATCTCCTGCTTGTGCCGCTTCCTGAGCTAAAGTGATCGCTCGGCTCATCCATCGTTTATGATCTAAATAGGTTTGCTCATCTAATTGAGAGATATATTTATCCAATCCCTACAACCTCGTTAGGATTTTGAGTTAATAAAGGATCGAGTTGACCTTTAGTATCTAACTCATAAAGATCGTCACATCCCCCAATATGTTGATTATTGATAAAAATTTGAGGCACGGTACGTCTTCCGTTAGCACGTTCGGCCATCGCTTGTCTGGCTTGATTATCCCCATCTATTTTATATTCGGTAAAGTTGACCCCTTTCCACCATAAAAGAAATTTCGCGCGAATACAATAAGGACAAGTTTGCCAAGTATAAATCTCTACATTCGCTTTAATTCGTTCAGGATGACGACCTAATACAGAATTAATCAAATTTAACATAGTTAGTTAACTCTCGCTTAACATTGACTCAAATACTAGGATGCGTCGAGGACGCATCAAAAACCGTAGTTTAATTTTTAAGAATGGGTATGAGTTATATTCTTATTTTAAGACGAAAACAAAAAAAACACAGCAGACATAACATCGGTTCAGGTAAACTACGCTTTCCGTTTCCCGTCGGATTACGAGCTTTGTATCCTTGACTGATTTATCTACTGTGCTAGACTGTATAAGTCGGAAAGGAGGGAAGTCCTATTCCAAAGAGTTGCCTATTTCCCAATCGACCTACTCAACAATCGGAAGCTGAACTTCTGGAAGACCGGGACCACCAATACTTCCAGAAACACCGATTTGAAACTGGGTTAGGATTTCTTTCCCATCTTTCCGATTTTCAGGCTTTAGGGTAAAAATTACATTCTCAGTAGAAGCTTTACTATCTTTTGGATAAGATACGAAAAGAACTCCTTGAGAATTCGCTGTTCCAAATTCGGCGACTTGACCTAAAAGACCGATGTCTTCTACAGTATGAAGACCAAAAGATGCAGCTAAGTTGGTTAAGCGGGTGCTATTAGCTTGACAACGGCTTTCAGGAGTATATTCTCCTTTAGGATCATCTGAATCTAAACTTGCTGTCCACGCAACTAAAGGTAATGGATTTTCGTAGACAACTTTTTCTTCATAAACTACGGCACTAACTGGATTAACTGTTTCTCGAACAAGTTTTTCGATAGTTACATACTGACCGTTAAGCATTTCACAAGAGAAAACGATTTTATCTCTTTCGATGGGAGCAGGAGCAGCTTTAGATTCTGCTACAATCCCTAATACGCTAACCGCTACAACAGAGCTTCCTAAGATTGCTTTAAGATAATTATTCATTGCTTTTAACCTCACTCGATACTTTTATCTTTAATCATTCTCCGATTTTGTTTTGTCCAAAACTTACAACTTTTTTTGGGTTTTTATGCAATGATTTCTACTCACCCCCCCTAAAATTCTCTCCCTCATATTTCGATGAAATCGTTTATAGACTTGAGGTTGAAGCATTCTTTTTTTATTCCCATTGGCTGTTTTTATTTGTTTTATTCGGTGTTTATTAAGTTTTGTAAAAAAATATGTATTAACGGG belongs to Gloeothece citriformis PCC 7424 and includes:
- the yhdJ gene encoding adenine-specific DNA-methyltransferase, whose protein sequence is MSVRYGNKDHLIFHGDALTVLLEEIDSESIELIFLDPPYNIGKRFGDFYDKWLSDEDYVEWAYKWLDECIRVLKPNGTLYVMTSTQSMPYFDIYLRKKLTILSRIIWHYDSSGVQASKYFGSMYEPILHCVKDKKNYIFNSEAIKIEAKTGAKRKLIDYRKTIPTPYNTNKIPGNVWYFSRVRYRMEEYENHPSQKPESLLERIILASSNEKDLILDPFAGTFTAAAVAKRLRRNSISIESQEEYLKIGLRRILDWQEYKGEKLLPLQKSYVRKNENGQKISS
- a CDS encoding glutathione S-transferase family protein, whose translation is MLKLYHTPVSPNSHRVWVTLIEKGLEFELVEVNLTGEQFKPEFLAMNPFHHIPVLVDDDNTIIESLAILDYLEAKYPTPAMLPDNPKDLSTVRMVQLVTVNELLPSASPLFPVMLGLSKGDEEKIKQAKEKVGTIFKFFESLLDERPFFGSETITLADAVAGTVVPWLPRAGVPLTDYSKLNRWCDRILSRPAWEQTKATPEAMEQIKSAMAARMSS
- a CDS encoding class I SAM-dependent methyltransferase, which encodes MNLNSNQKDISFNDYEAFAEAYAERSASNSHNAYYERPAMFSILSTLKFKRVLDAGCAGGIYSEWLINRGADVTAIDINSKMVQLTKKRLKTQGKVYQADLNQPLNFLDDNSFDLVLSSLTMHYLKDWEAVFKEFSRILLPEGLFLFSTHHPFMDFQLFEKANYFTTELIEDSWESFGDTPVRVRFYSRPLSELTSALAKTGFFIKNMIEPRPTEECKQHYPQDYEKLSTKPWFLIILAQKNFKLSSKMQ
- a CDS encoding hydantoinase B/oxoprolinase family protein, producing MMNQNLKPDPIRLEIFKNLYQFIAEQMGIILQNTATSVNIKERLDFSCAIFDQDGLLVANAPHIPVHLGSMSESVRSLIQDKSHQLKPGDIYLSNNPYNGGTHLPDVTVITPVFDSGKQQIIFYVASRGHQADIGGITPGSMPPHSTTIEEEGILFDNFLLVEQGIFREKALRKILSDNPYPARNPDQNIADFKAQIAANERGVQELGKMVEQYGLDTVQTYMKFVQDNAEDCVKRAINILTDGEFTYSMDNGAILNVKVTINRKDSTATIDFTGTSEQLNSNFNAPKAVTQAAVLYVFRTLVNDKIPLNAGCLKPLDIIIPSGCMLNPTYPAAVVAGNVETSQTIVDALYGALGVMAASQGTMNNFTFGNDRYQYYETICGGSGAGINYNGTDAVHTHMTNSRLTDPEILETRYPVLVESFSIRANSGGKGKYTGGNGLIRRIKFLEPMTANILSNHRLIPPFGLNGGESGQVGHNQVQRRDGRIEKLDSTATVTMQIGDVFVIETPGGGGFGQPEKL
- a CDS encoding PEP-CTERM sorting domain-containing protein; its protein translation is MLTNRTTILPQATKALGLVGAASLTVFSLLAGSATSASAQLGSISGIKFNDLNKNGVRDALELGLPGWEIELLNFEGNVIASTTTNLFGTYRFNNLPAGPYVVREVLKPGWKQTLPTFQKSLQLGQVLGPWDYSDPDSQWPLIAPDASGNFQSPVNITETPSTDLSKFLSIHYSGLDAETIKNTGYAFDVEYHPGNANFINVAGERFDLLQFHFHYESEHAIDNVLSDMEVHFVNRHAHGGLSVLGLLIEEGDTNQTLAPVFDEIAAQLAANNGAFPSTVPFTDVLDLESLFPSDWKGWFYNGSLTTPPATEGVNWFVFETPIEMSAAQIDIFQDFLASNNLTNNNRPLQDLNGRQFNEHNHQETISGGSISGLNFGNALDLGLLGLLQFNYQVTVNGDDVGDLNFGNTAVPEPMTILGVGMAFGFGAGFKRKMNKKQKD
- a CDS encoding histone deacetylase family protein, with translation MFSIIYSEEFLKHDTGLYHPETPGRLSAIVEALKATSWSDHLQWFLPTPAWEKNAFSWVSKFHHREYIHYLKNLAEQGGGMLDPDTPVSPQSYDIALLAVSAWLDGIDHVLERNNPAFALVRPPGHHATKKMGMGFCLFSNAAIAAHYALEKPGINRVAILDWDVHHGNGTEDIVQGNPHIVYCSVHQFPCYPGTGRASDRGHYENVLNIPLPPGSTLKEYQVMFEGKIIPFLKKFQPDLLLVSAGYDANHDDPLAMMSLQPSDYGIFSRYLLGVTRRILFGLEGGYNLEVMSQSVVATVEPFMMI
- a CDS encoding RNA-guided endonuclease InsQ/TnpB family protein; the encoded protein is MLLGFKTELKLNNQQRSLLAQHAGVARHAWNWGLALTKQILDHNKANSNDKIKFPTAIDLHKWLVALVKPQHDWYYQVSKCAPQWALKALADAWKRCFKKTAKPPKFKKKGKHDSFTLDGSLKCDHQKIKVPVIGWLKTYERLPHGYQPKSVTISQKVNRWFISFKIEIEPASTPKSVDVVGCDLGVKSLATLSSGLVFEGAKSYRKFEKKLSRLQYLARHKVKGSNNWKKAQKQIAKLHFKIANIRKDTLHKLTTYLAKNHSKIVIEDLNVSGMLANGKLAKSVADMGFYEFRRQLDYKTQLYGSELIIADRWFASSKTCSNCGHKKESLSLSERVFECEQCSFVCDRDLNASLILASLAVSSTVSACGLVSADTARMKQENNIESTLSRIE